One genomic region from Salvelinus namaycush isolate Seneca unplaced genomic scaffold, SaNama_1.0 Scaffold689, whole genome shotgun sequence encodes:
- the LOC120042440 gene encoding beta-1,3-galactosyltransferase 1-like, which produces MAEGGRYCCWSGVRCRFLILLVTVAAILFFTNHRSAECVPRWWAEYHGRSVNTSREVVSLNSTDFTIDAHETASANSTDRQTSLIHSTQQAIKLNTTHNETSSITSALTITDLITEVKAVRSTPPPYVSPGPYHVEYPSEYIFILDEPEKCREQNPFLVLMVPVAPYNRDAREAVRSTWGSERQVLGKEVRLFFLLGLSSGEETEQLQEKVLQESKEHQDLLQSDFIDSYKNLTIKTMVMMEWLSSRCPKASYAMKIDSDMFLNVNTLVNVLLHAPKQNYMTGLVARRGAVLRDRNSKWYLPMEVFPEPVYPPYALGLGYVFTLDLPRKLVEASRHVRAVYIEDVYLGLCMRHLGIRPTNPPNGNLFQVSPVAYDRCTYSRLIATTTYSITHQVNAWTDLHKPGPPC; this is translated from the coding sequence ATGGCGGAAGGTGGGAGATACTGCTGCTGGTCCGGTGTTCGCTGCCGTTTCCTCATCCTGCTCGTCACAGTGGCGGCCATCTTGTTCTTCACCAACCACCGGTCAGCAGAGTGTGTCCCAAGATGGTGGGCGGAATACCATGGTCGTTCAGTCAACACCAGTAGGGAAGTAGTTTCCCTCAACTCCACTGACTTTACCATAGACGCTCATGAAACTGCATCTGCCAATTCAACAGATCGTCAGACTTCACTTATCCACTCTACTCAGCAGGCCATCAAACTCAACACAACACATAATGAAACTAGTTCCATCACGTCTGCACTGACCATCACTGATCTGATCACAGAGGTCAAGGCAGTTCGGTCCACTCCTCCTCCGTATGTGTCCCCAGGACCGTACCATGTAGAATACCCATCAGAGTACATCTTCATCCTGGATGAGCCAGAGAAATGCCGGGAGCAGAACCCCTTCCTGGTTCTGATGGTGCCAGTGGCGCCCTATAACAGGGACGCTCGTGAGGCCGTCCGCAGTACTTGGGGCAGTGAGAGGCAGGTACTGGGCAAAGAGGTCCGTCTGTTCTTCCTGCTGGGACTGTCcagtggagaggagacagagcagcTCCAGGAGAAGGTGCTGCAGGAGAGCAAAGAGCACCAGGATCTGCTGCAGAGCGACTtcatagacagctacaaaaaccTGACCATCAAGACCATGGTGATGATGGAGTGGCTGAGCTCTCGCTGCCCCAAAGCCTCCTACGCCATGAAGATCGACTCAGACATGTTCCTCAACGTGAACACCTTGGTCAACGTGCTGCTTCACGCTCCAAAGCAGAACTACATGACTGGACTAGTGGCCCGACGGGGCGCCGTTCTAAGAGACCGTAACTCCAAATGGTATCTTCCAATGGAGGTGTTTCCTGAACCGGTATATCCACCTTACGCTCTCGGCCTGGGCTATGTCTTCACCTTAGACCTCCCCAGGAAGCTGGTGGAGGCGTCCAGGCATGTTAGAGCCGTCTACATAGAGGATGTGTATCTGGGACTGTGTATGAGACACCTGGGTATCCGGCCTACTAACCCCCCCAATGGAAACCTCTTCCAGGTTTCCCCTGTGGCTTATGACCGCTGCACCTACTCACGGCTGATAGCCACCACCACATACAGTATCACTCACCAGGTCAACGCATGGACAGACCTACACAAACCTGGTCCTCCCTGCTGA